The genomic interval CTGCCGAATGAATTTATATCTCCCGGAGTTGAGATGCAACAATAAAGTAAAGCAACTGTGTATGCTTGGTCTGTGGATTGTCCCACGGGCGCGTTGTAAATAACTCTTCCAAAACCATGTATTTAAAGCAGTTTGCATATACATTATGtataaaagtgatttttttatcgatttttttattcatgtttGTACATTGAGGGGGGTTCTTCAcccctttttctgtgtttaatatGCTGTAGAGTAATAACATAGATGCTCTAGACTGTATATCAGGATATTCTGGTTCACACGGCAGAAAGAACGAAACACTAGTGATGGCATTAGCATTACTGAAATCGATGTTTCTTGGagtttcattttacatttgtCAACTTGTGATTCCAATTCCTTCCATTTTCgcagaaaattaaagaaaaagtactCTTGTAAATgcactttttctgtcttttcttaaGCAAAGCAGAACTATTTCAATGTAAGATAAATATGGAGCTCTCTAGACAGCATTAATAAAGGCCATGTTTTAAACATAGgctttatattctatttttatttaagtgatTGTTCTTGTAAATGTCTGGGCTTAACTAAATAGGAAAATTAATCCCCATCAATTGTTGTAAAGCATTTTTTCAGAGCTAACTTTTACTGTTAATCTAACAATagctgtgaataaaaagtaacaCTCATTTGAAAGGAAATAACACGGGGTCACATTTCCTAAGATTATCTAAGAAGTAAATTTTAAATTGGCTGAAATAATAGGATTAATTATCTTTTCTGCAGATGTCTAAGCTCAGCCTACAAACTGGGCGAGCGAGATGTTAAACAGGCACATACACGCACTCAACACGCAGAGGGGATGGACAAGCTCGTACCCGCACGGACAGATGTTGGCAGGACAGATGTTGGCAAGACAGATGTGTCTCCTTGTCTCCCAGACACATTGAGAACACCGCATGGAAGACTGAAGGTAACAGTTCGACAAACATGGAAACCCATTCTAACAGATGGTTACCCCTTGACATAGAGAACACCAGTTCCAAAGTGTCTTTGGAATGAAAGTTTATGCTCTTGACGACACTGTAATTATGATTATACTGAAttggggttttctttattttaataagagATTAGGTATAGTGTTTGCAAGAGCAATCAAAAATCAAACACCCTCTTGGCAATCTTCACGCTGTTCTCCTGTCTTCTAACCTTTtagttttttctcaaaatgaTGTTATTTCAAGCTTAGGaggttttatatatattatatatatatatatatatataatatatataatatataatatatatatataatatatatatattatatatttttatatatattatatatatttacatatatattatatatatttttatatatatttttatatatatttttatatatattatatatataaatatatattttatatatattatatatatttatatatatatatttatttatttatatatattttttaatatctataaAATTAAGATTATAGGATCAAACACTGCTAGAACAGTTAAAAAAGAACAGGGCTGTAGGAGAACTCAAACTCTCCTGGTACCTCCAGCAATTCATACAAAGAATTGTCAGATTCCTGGTagatttctttttgtattcACATATATCTGAAAGTCGGGGAAACCTTGAAACATTTGCATGTGAGGATATAAGGTAAGAAAAGGTTCATTTCCCTCCCtgctttagttttatttctgtaaagtgTTCTGTCTAATGTGTCACTTGAGCAACACCAGTTAAATCTCCTCTTGTTTCTGGCTCCTCCATCAGATTGTTTGTGTTTGAGAAACCTTCTCTTGCTTCATCTGTTGGAACGGAGCAGGCAGGAGAAGCAAAGATGTTGGAGCAATAATAacaagctgttatttcaacagAGGTTAACCAGATTTACAGTAGTAATTAGCGGAAGAACAGcataatggaaataaaagtgtCGGTCTTCATGAAGCATAATGTATCTGACCTTCACAAGGAGCAGCAAAGACCTTTTAATTTGAAGGGCAGCAGTAGGACAGTGATTAAATCACCTGTATGTGGTATTTTGCACAAGTTCTACTTGACtctagtttttttttaaggtgcaGCATTAAAATAACCTAGGCAGAAGTTGTTAAAATTGATACACACTCTTATTTTACATATAGTCATGGCTACTAAATTTACCCAGGATGGAGCTGGAAAGAGAATTTGAATCTTGGGATTGTCAACCGCTCTGTCTCGGTCAGACCGTCCACCCCAGAGAGAACCTTCTGTCTCCAGAGAGGTTTGTCAACCACGTGCAATTTCACAtttaaatatgaatatttttttctaaaacgtTATTCTTTTCCCCATTAAAAACCCTTGGGTAGCTGAGGCAGCCAAATGGGTTTTCTGGGCAGCATTTGCTGGAGTTCGTTTACATGGAAGAAATGCTGGTTTTTAAGAAAAGAGCATGTTTGGTTCGAGCGCTTGAAACAAATCTGACAGATGGGCTGGAAGACACATTTAGAAGCTGAAACAAAAGCTGAATGTTAACAGAACTGTGTCCAGCTGTTTACTTCACTGCGCCCTTGCATTTTCCAGATGTTGCGCACTAAAAtcttggttatttttatttctccgTACTTGGGATTTTACGATTCGCTACAACGTGCGGGATCAAGACGATCTCTGGAGATGGAAGGAACGTAACGAAGCAGCGGAACCAATGGGGATGTTGCCAGGGACTGACTCACCGTAATTCCAGGGcttaagaaaaacacattttataatAAGCTCACGTTATTTACCAAGCTATTGCCCTCAAATTTTGAGAAAATGTCATTCTATTATCTTCCAGCAAATAGGATTATTTTTAAGAGGCCTCTGGGAGAATTTATTCACCTTTATTAGTCATCACTAAGTAGCCAGTATTTATTGGGAGGGGGGATGTTTTAGAAACCTCTTGGTTCCCCAGATTCCACAAGCATTTACTAGTCTCATCCAGTGCTTTAGAGGAATATGTAGATGTATATGTTTGTGTTACTGGTCTGAATATGTGCTTGTCATGCAGTCCAGCGGTGCAATTTGTGATTAGTCACAGTGACAAACACTCGCTGCCCTGGTGctggaagaaaactgagaagGTCAGGAAATCTGAATTTTGAAAGCAGACTCTTTCTCACCCTTTCTAAGAATAGGACTTTCCTGGTTTCCTCTTCGTTTTGAATGATCTCAGCCCTGTTTACGTTGCTATTCCTGCTTCCTCCCATTTTCAGAGACATCCTACTTTCTGTTTTGGAGCCGGGCTGTGCTGGTCAGTTCTGCTTCATGTTTAGAACTACCTGCTATTTATATTAGTTACCACTGTTACGCTGTTATCCTATACCAGTAGTTTCCAAAGGTGAAAAAGTGTCTGTGTTTGCTTTATGGCGCTTGGCTTTCATTCACCAGTGCACTGATGATGTTCACTTTATGTTTCAGTCCTTGCCAGCAAAGAAAACCAGCCCTGGAGCTCCCTTACAGCTCTGAAAACCTGCGGGCTGGTTACCAGGAGTGCGTTTGCTGGTCTCTCCCGCAACCCTTGTCAGCGAGGGACAGAATTCTGTGCTTTGGCCACGTCTCCCTGCTCTCCAGTCACCCAGCTGTTCCAGTCCAGCCCCGTCCCTTTCTTCAGCTATTTCTGAACTATTCCTCCTCTAATCCCTCATCTGGGTACAGTTCGACCCAATTTGCATCATCCTGCCATTTACATAAGGTAAGATGTGGAATTTGCGTGGAACTTTGTTACATTGCACAAGGATgcgttgggttttttcttttgaacagGCAACTTGTTTACGTGTACGCACGGCTTAAAATTCTGTCCCTTGATGCTCGTTCATTTCCTGAAAATTACTTCCCTTACGAATGGGTAAGGTTTAAAgatattgaaaaacaaacaaaaccaaccttgaTTCCTTCTGCTTACACTCAACTTGCTACCCTGTGACTACAGCGTGCCAAGCCAGCAGCTTCTCCATGGAGGTTTGCTCTTTATAGCCAAATTCTTGATTGCCAGCATTGAGCTGGGTCACttaattgttgttttcttcactgttgcattgtgtcctggttttgtctccctttttcctgtttcatttcaGCTTATGCCCGTCGCGGCCTTTCCCGCCATGGCCGGGAGGAGGTGGCGGGACTGAAGGTGCCCGGAGCGGGATCCACGTCCCCACGGGATCCGTGTCCTCCGTGGGGCACAAAGGCACTTGGTGCCAGAGATCTGAGCAGCCCCGCTGcaaaaaaaggcaggagaggTGGAAAACCCCCCTTTCTCACCCATAAGGGGTTTGGAGTGTGCCTGGCTGAGAAGGAGGTTGAAACCTTCCCCTCAGCCCGGACTGAAAACAGAGTTCCTGTTGAGTTCCCGGGGCAGCAGCACGCACAGAAATTCAACGTGCTTGGGCAGGAAGAGGGGGGAAGAGGGTCCCTAAATCCATATCCCAGGAAGGGCAGGATGtgtgaaatacagaaacaaccaccaactggATTTCTCCAtcaattatttgaaataaatggtGGTATGTCAAGTATACCACTTTAAATATTCATACAGCAAGCCCAGCTCCTCAGCAGCCTTTCCCTCTCACTTTCCCTCGGATCAAAGtgatttacagaataaattgTAACCAGCCATAGTCTTTTCAAGCATTGTATAaatatagaattttttttaagagtgatTTAGGGTCTTTCGTATGTCTTTcagttgcttttgtttctatATGTGAGAAATCCTGGGGAAACAGACCTGACCATCATTTTACAGTCCTGAACTTAGTAAAGCTTGAGTGTTGAATGCTCGCTGTTGTGGTTACAGAAAGAACCTGTCACCAAAATGCCAAAGAGTGTCAAGTAAggtaaaacataatttaaaaaatctaataTTTAGCAGAATTGTTAGAGTTTTTTTAATGCCGTCTTCTTGAAACTGAGGGTGCAAGCATAATGTAAGTTTAGGTGTCACAAGCTCTAATTGCTTTTACACGTAGAGTTTGAACCAGACTCATTCAAGGAATTTTGGAGCTGAGCTTAATGGACTTCTCAGGATTTGAACGAGATTCCTCAAGTGCTGTGTGCTGACTTCCTGGAGGAGTCGGTCCGAACAGTATTTCCCGACCATCGCCATCAGGGACTTGTAGAACAGATGGCCTGGTAGAAAGAATTGGACAATGAGGAAAACACTTGTGTTGCACAGGTCTCTCCGGCCCGGGGGGCTACCGGTAACAatagctgctgtgtggacttcaCATGCTGCCTCAGCCAAACTTGCCCCCACCTCCTAAAGGGAACTGTATTATACAGGTCTCCGCATCCTGGGGACAATAGCTGCCATACAGAAGATGGATTTTCACCTGCTGCCTCACTCAAACTTgtccccacctcctccctgttcCTAAGGCCAACAACGAAGAGCATGTGCAGAGGCTCACTAAGGGTCTCGAGGTCACCCAACGGACCAGTAAGAGACCCCCAAACGCGAACCATCGCAGGCATAGATGGGTTCTGGCAAGCAAAGTGGAGACTTTTTAGGCCTGTGCAGTTTAAGCCTGGATTGTGAAACAAAGGCGGAGATTGGCCTCAATCGATGGGAGCGAGGTggggggggtgaagaagcataaaagaagATTCCCGACTGGACATTgttgagatctccccaccaaagGATCCCTGATCACGATGGAGGATCAGCAGAGGGACGCCTTTGGACCCATGGTGGTAACCAAccctcttttcccctttttctctaTCGTGTGCCACTTTACGAGCAAAATAGTAAAGCAAAactgtttgattgaattataaccccttggcgtcttggttgccttaattttgcacttcgAGATCAAGGTAAACGAACCATCACGAATCCATCACCGAATGGACCGTGATGCTTCTGTTCTTTGTTGTTGCCTTTCTACCCAAGAACAGAACCTGGCAGCTGACGTGAAATCGCTTTGTTTCAGTCTTCATTGTCTGAAATCTCAAAATCGATTTGGTAATTTCGTTCAGTTCCTTTTGTTACTGTGTTTTATTAGTCAGATCTAAAGTAAAATGTGCCTATCAGCTATCATTCTACTGTCCTAACAATCTGCAGCATTTTAGCTCAAGATTCTTTCCAAGGTCTGGTgttttttctaaagcaaaaccaTAACATCAGAACTGTTCGCTTCCACAAACTTCTCTctccagcagcaaaaaaaaagccattgttTTGTGCATACCTTGTACTTTCTGTTGTTAACAGAGAAAGCTGCCAGCAAGCTCCGTGCTCGGAGCGCATGCCGCTTGCATCAGGCAAGGCAGCCGGTTTTGGAGGAGCCCTGGGGTTCCCCGAGGGAAATGAGGAGTGTCTACAGGTGCCTGGGGCACACTCGTGTCCCTTGTAAATGACCCGGTGAAGCATGAGGCAAATACGCCCCAGGGACAAGCTGGGAGAGCGTCCCTGCCTCCCGGAGCTCCTTAGTTACAGCGGTTCTCTGTCACTTCAAACTGAAACTCTAATCCTCACCACCCAGCACTCCAGGAGAGTCAGAATGAGGGTGGTTTAATGGAATTTCTTCCCAAATTGAGAGAAATAACACATTCACAAATCCCCAGCTGCTGAAACAAAGTCACTGATCCCATTACCTATCAGCAACTTGAAGCAGTAGTGAATGAACAGAACTCTGTAGTAGCCGAGGAGGAATGAGACCACAGCAAACAAACTGCTGCTCTCAAGCAGCATCCTAAAAGTATCTTTGGAAAGAACATACGTACAAGTGTACAGTTCCCGTTTATTTCACttgaattaaattttaaaaagtgtatttcCCATATTACACATTTTCCATCTGAACCAGTCCTAGCAGAAAGGAAGTATAACCCTCCCACCCCCCTCGCAATTTAAACATACCGGACTGTGGGCCCAGGAAAAGTTTGTATCGATATTACTCCACCATAGAGTGAAAAGGGCCTCAGAAACAGACTCCATTGCCAGTCCACCATGACTAACTTCTTGTTTAACCCTTCATGGTTTCCACTGTCTGAACAGCATCTAGAAATCTCTTCCGAGCTGCATATCCCGACAGCAGAAAATCCAAAATGTGTGTTCTTGCTCAGTGAACACTGGCACTGCTTGTAAAGTCTGCTCAGAGCGCTCTTGTCTAACGAGGTTGGCTGAGCAGTCCTGCTTTAGCTGCCAGAGCTTCGTTCTGCTGGATATGGTACTCCTGGAATCTCATGGAGATCCTTTGTgtcatttttaaatacttctgtaGGCAGTGGTCTGAGCACGTCATCTAGAGGAAGAGGGAAACAAAAGGCTTCAAACAGCAATTAAACCACTTCCCCAAACAGGACCCAAAATATGAATATATACGGGGATAAACGATTAGGTGACGGCATCTCATATTCTGTGCTAAGCCTCAAGGAGCGTCTAATTTTGCACCGGAAAATACAAAGCTTAGTTTTTGAGGGATGTCTGAAACATGTTCTAATATTCATTCTTATATGGAAGTCTTAATGGAATACATCTCAGATCCAGGAGATATTACCATTTCATCTGTGGGCACATCTTGTGAAATTAAAGTAtataatgcattttatttcacaATAAATACTAAATCTATTCAATTAGTatcttacttttaaaattctgtttacaAACACATACTATCTTTGACAGCCAAATATGGTCTACTGTGTGCTAGTTCATTTTaacctttcttttgaccttgtTCCTTGTACTTCCTTGGTTAATCTTCACAAAAGCAACCAGAGTACTCTCTGAAGTTCTATCTGTCAGCTGGACAGGGAAATAAATACCAGGGCCTATTCAACCCAcggtattattttttaaagaaagaaaaaaacccacccaaacctCTAAATTTAACTGCAGAGAAAGTTATGAGATTATCTCTGAGCAACTGTTCTACAAATTGGATATTCTGTAGCATAGTTCCAAGCTTTGCCATCACTGTAAAAGTTAACAAATTTAGATAGAAAGACAAGCACTTGGCATGATTACTAGAAAACCAGAAATTGCTTTGATTCTGCTCAGTATAAAGGGATGTGAAAAGCAGGGTGGCTGAAAATaagcaagacaaaaaaagcCATGCAGCTCTGCAAACCACCCACCACCGGCCCTTCTCCTGGACCTGGCatcagctacagcaaaacctgTTAAGCAGGAGTTAAGTCTGACTTAGGAAACAAATTCCGGAACTACCCCAAGCTGCTTCTCCCAGAGGGTGTGATATTTGTGTTACGGTGCCCAGGGAAGTCTAGACTTGTAGTGCAGTCTTGCTGTAGGGAAAGAGGTCAGAAGCTGTTTTTTCAAACATAGAATCCGAAAGAAAATTCGTGGAGGTATTCATCTTAATTATTTAATAAGAAACTACACCTTTAAATAGGAACGTAGCAGTTTCCACACCAGATCAGACCAGTGGTCTGTCTAGACCAGTGTCCTGTTTCCAGCAGGGGCAAGAGCCAGATGCTCTGCAAGAAACCCCATAATGATTAATTATGGATAAAACTTCCCATAAGAAAGTTTCTTCCTAGCCTCCATCATGAAGAGACGGCTCCTGTACTGCCAGATGTGGCCCCTTTGCGGagcacagaagcaaaacagATCGGAATCtaagaatattttttgtatCTAAGTTAATCTTAATTCTCCTCTAATGAGCATTCTTTGGTTTTCAATCCCAGGTGTTTAATGAAAGACTATATAAACcgttattttaaaagacattctAGGAACGCTGTAGgtagcagaagaaataattataatCCTCTACTGGAAATCAAATACCATCCCAGAAAGGTAAAGAGGTTGTGCCACTAATGCTCTGTCAGTTCTGTTAACTGACACTCCTTGTATTGTTCAAGCAATTCAAAAGGAGTTGGTAAAAGAGAGCGACAAGGAATTATCCAAAATAATTCTGGCCTCCTGTAGTCTATAAAAATTCCACTAAAGCAGATGCAGAGAAGACCAGAGAAGCAAGGAATCTGCCTTGGGAAGCTGAGAGAGCTTTGTTTAGCACAGCAAACCAAAAGCTGAAAGGAGACATGAGTTTTGCCTGCACTGAGGAGTTAAACTCCAAGGAGACAGAAAATGCTCAAAACCAATAGTTAGCTTAAAACTTCAggattttttcctcccctcaccAGCAGAGTCAAGCAAAGGTTATTAGACTTTTAACCAAGAAAACTATGAGATTCTGAAACAGCCTCTCAATGGGAGAGGAGAGGCAAAAAACACGCAACTAATCTTATCGAGAGCTTAATCTTTTTTGCAGACGATGATGTGATGGAGCTCCCTGCAATGCAAAGAAATGGATTTAACAGCCAGAGCTTTGGAGGCCCATGTTTCTGTGACTCACTGCAATGCAGGGAATGTGGGGAGGTAAACAAGTATTTCAGTAGGATTCTACCTTCAAAGAACGAGACACAGGCTGTAGGAGGGCAGCTTCCACGTCCAAAAAGATACCACCCATGAGAAGCGGAGGCACAAGAACCTCCACTGATAGCTCAGAGAATTAAATACATGGAGTTACAATAAGCAGCCGTACTCGGCAGCACGATTGGGAAGATTGCCTCTGTGTGCACATACTGAAAAGATGACAATGACAAAACCTCAGGAGGTCTTAGCCCATGGTTTGTCTGTAGCTGATGATCTAACACATCAAACGCACCTGACTTCGGTTGgctggttgttttctttttgtaaacaAACTCTTAGATTGCAAAGAAGCCTTTGTCATCAGCTTTGGTTGTATTTAGAGAAGCAGAACTACAGACAAACGATTTCCCTTCCAGTAACACATTTGGAAGCTAAGATGCCAGACACCTATACTCCCCTAAAGACTTCCACCTAGCCTTTTAGCTAGTTGAAAGATCAAAACTCTAAGTTGCTTAGGAAATTTGAATGCTACGCAGCAATTGTACCAAAGGGTCATTAAAAGCATAAGAAACTTTTACCTACCTCTTCTGGTTTAACCTCTCTGCTAGTGAAATCCTTTATGCAATCCAGGAAGCAGTTTTCTGTAAGTTTATTGTATGTTCCAAGAAACTCCTtgaactgtaaataaaaaatgaagagacAATGAGTATAAAAAAATTTCtacattaatttttcttacacaCAGCTGCATGGGCCATCTGGTGACAATAACATTTAAAGGACAAGTCACTAGAAAAATTTACTATCGGTCAGAAGATTTCAGCACCACATGCTGTTAGCACTCGAATCAGATACTATACTGTGTGTCAATGgtcaaatgtttaatttttgatTGCTACAGAACTAGTCTTAACTCAGATGTCCTTTTCCATGCCCTACACCTTGTACTCTGTGTGACAGAGTAATACAAGATCTTCAAAGCCACCACTCATGAATACAGCATCTTACCTGCTTGATCTGATCAGATTCCGATATCTGTCCAGCCATATTCTACTGCCTGTGGTTCACTCACctattctgaaaacaaaagttgAGTTTCAAACAAAAAGCATACGTAGGAACTTCCAGCATTTTACAACAGAACAGTTTTATGTTCTTGAAGTGTGTTTAAATGCAACTTTGCTAGCAAAGTTTCAAGCCATCCACTTGAAGGAGAGTTATCTATATGCAATGTATTCAGTTAAAAGAACATCCAAGACAATTTCAGGTATGAAACCATCCCAAATCCACCTGTTAAGTGCTGTTGTTTAAACACTGTAAGAATTTCAAGCATTTAAAGtgaccaaaaaagaaaaaaaccacagtattttatgttttcagacTAGGGCAGGATTGGGGAGAAGCAACCAACAACATTTTCTAGCATGACAGTTTAAGTGACTTTAGATGTCATCTGTAaaaacagtgaggaaaaaaggcaagcacAGAATAGCAGCAACTCTGAATAGATGTGGCATGAGCCAGCTCGCATCGGAGAAGCAGATGCCTGGTTTCTATGTAGCCGCATTCTCACCAAACGCTTAAACTAGAGCAAATGTTCTGGTCATTGAATACAGTGAATTAAAgacaagaaaacacagaagaatgAGAGTGGCCTTAAAGGAAGTGAAACAGACAACAAGGGAAGAATGAACAGCCACAGATCCAAGAATTCCAGCAAACATCCTCAAAGAAGATTCACATTCCTGATGTAACACAGTAAACAAGTTAAGGCTTGAATGCATCCCTGCTAGTTTTCTAGAACAATACTGAAAGGTaagtcttccttttcccttcatttATATATTGTCTAAGACCTGGCACAGATGATAATGCAGGCTAATATTGCACATTTAAACTGAAGGATCATGTTCTTGTCATTCACATCAACCTGTGGGAGAAAAATTAACACTGAAGTGTAATCCCTCTGTGAAAACAAGTTAATTTCACTCCTTAAGCAAGGGCTACTTGTAACTAATCTGTATTATGCTTTGCCAAATTTTGAGCAAGACATTCATGTTTTAGAAAGCTTAAACTATTCCAGCCTCTCAGCAGAGGGGAGAGGGTGAGCAAGCCTTCTGAACAAGAACAAAATGACACTAATTATTTctacagcagaaagaaaactaagCAACTAAAAATAGCACCATGGACTCTCACATGCATGTGCTCTCCCCACACCCCCTCCCAGCAGTGGAATAATATACAGTGGAATAATATCCTATAGGATATATATGGTTGCTCAAAAGAAACAAGGTGTTAGGTTAATGTAAACCTCTAACTTGTTCTAGGTGAGGTGGATGTGACTTATGTGGCAGAACAGCTAGTGAAAATGAATAGTGCCTCCACTGTCTCATTTCTCAGCCTGTTAGAAGAATAATCAGTGACAATTCTATAAAGTCAGTATAAGTAGATTATTAAACAGAGTTAAAAACAAGAGAGAACAGGAAAGACTTTTGTCCTCTCCCAAGCACAGAAAGCTAAAGCTTCAAGTCATGAAAGTGCCGTTTTCTCACACTCAGTATTGCTTCATTATGCTTGTTTATAACAAACCTGATCTTTTGATCTTTGGTGACTAGTTTGGCAGGcttaaaattacagttttacTGAACTGTAGTTCCACAAAGCTTTTATACTTGCACTTGGGAAATAGCTCAGATTTAAATCAGCACAACAGCACTATCTGATTTTTCACTGTCTGAAGCACTTGTCCCTGTACAGGTATTTTACCCTTTCGACGCAGCAGGCAGTGAAATTACATGGCTCAGCTGCACCCCTTTAGTAGCTATAAATTACAGGCAGCTGCCTTAACATCTACAAATGCACCACCTAAACATTCCCAGAAGTGTGCGTATGTGGTTTCTTCTTAAAACAGGTTAAATGTATAGTTTCAAGTTTTCCTGTTGTTTGTCCCCTTTCCCTCCAGCCTGCGAAATAAGCTAAAAAAAGTGATGAAAAAGCCCATTATGGGGCTTGACACCTTGACTAacgcaccacacagctgcttatAGAGCTGTTCAAACAACCCAAGCGTGCTTCAGGTTTAAGCGTACGTAGTCTGGGTTACTTTCCTCTGGGCTGAATGTGATTTGAAAATTCGGCGTTGTACTTTTAAACACATCACACTGAAGGAAACAAATATCTCTGAATAAAGCACTGCAACATGGTCTGGATTTGCTAGTTCACCAGAAGAGCAGCAACAGGCAGGACGTCTCCCTTCTCCAAAGGCCCTGGAGCCCTTCCAAATATGTTTGGATGTTCTAAAGAGACATTCTTTAAAGATAAGCCTCTTTGAGCAAAACTAGCAGTTAAGGATAACTTGAGGTTTTCATTTCTCATAGTTAGGCATAATGGGTTTTCCATCCACTTTCCAAAGATAATAAAGGCTTTAGTCAGTCAAACTTCTTCTCTATGCAAGATCcatcccagctcccagccccgtTTTAGAATCTGGAAAATGCTTCTAATATTTCCTTCTGCTGTGGCTGCCACTCCCATTGCCATGGAAACATGAAATCACTACAGACTGACAGCttcttttaaaaagctaaagctcgtttattaaataaaaatattaggtTAATGATTCCTAGCTAGGCTGAGTCAACCACCTATCTGCTTCCATGGCGGGAGGAACAGCAGCCAGAACTAGAGGCAAGAGCTCTTCT from Columba livia isolate bColLiv1 breed racing homer chromosome 5, bColLiv1.pat.W.v2, whole genome shotgun sequence carries:
- the TIMM9 gene encoding mitochondrial import inner membrane translocase subunit Tim9, which translates into the protein MAGQISESDQIKQFKEFLGTYNKLTENCFLDCIKDFTSREVKPEEMTCSDHCLQKYLKMTQRISMRFQEYHIQQNEALAAKAGLLSQPR